In one Streptomyces sp. NBC_01241 genomic region, the following are encoded:
- a CDS encoding endonuclease domain-containing protein, with product MSERVMPGRTGGLITLVAADALWADLTADSAVPTASGAFTCSLARARVGYVLLGGHVVATVRASNGQWSVPEAEVRRAAAELNAVRMDRQDLVRIGPFRGAPRQECNEETPLRWRRRITGELQELGGPERAARREDGRPSHLAGIDWRQILVEQTRDGTQRTWWLPRAVVRLLDAAEHAETQWVQAARTRQASAVVTEPPSHPRQARDAGGRQTTSPESPTASLRPYNKELEGQLYSVLSRKPGTSRKVAGWACAVCRTAPATVLDHCHEHGYVRAPVCQSCNTQERPDHLYSNDIRVANRYTRLFHTDTDDWLRHWHRCPGCRARTTLPLPHLAAWTAHIACRSLRPTHRAPRGRKPCGVLRVSWTGSQNAPRSCLLTVAVDFCPSGEHRVLARVPYREAAERFRAWLVETAPAVAAAAGPDRLDGLPAQFRPVIADTSGEDLELF from the coding sequence ATGTCAGAGCGTGTCATGCCCGGTCGCACGGGCGGCCTGATCACCCTGGTTGCCGCGGACGCTCTGTGGGCCGATTTGACGGCCGACAGTGCTGTGCCGACGGCTTCTGGGGCATTCACCTGCTCTCTTGCCCGTGCCCGGGTGGGGTACGTCCTGCTCGGCGGCCATGTGGTGGCGACGGTGAGGGCGAGCAACGGTCAATGGAGTGTTCCGGAGGCTGAGGTGCGCCGGGCGGCCGCGGAACTGAACGCGGTTCGGATGGATCGGCAGGACCTGGTCCGCATCGGTCCGTTTCGTGGGGCGCCGAGGCAGGAGTGCAACGAGGAAACGCCGCTGCGTTGGCGCCGGCGCATCACGGGGGAACTGCAGGAGCTGGGCGGCCCCGAGCGGGCAGCACGACGCGAAGACGGCCGGCCGTCCCATCTGGCGGGGATCGACTGGCGACAGATACTCGTGGAGCAGACCCGCGACGGGACGCAGCGCACGTGGTGGCTGCCGCGCGCTGTGGTCAGGCTGCTGGACGCGGCCGAGCACGCCGAAACGCAGTGGGTGCAAGCCGCGCGGACCCGCCAGGCAAGCGCAGTCGTCACCGAGCCGCCCTCCCACCCCCGGCAGGCCCGAGACGCCGGCGGTCGGCAGACGACGAGCCCCGAGAGCCCCACCGCCTCACTGCGCCCGTACAACAAAGAGCTGGAAGGCCAGCTGTACTCGGTGCTCAGCAGGAAGCCCGGCACCTCACGCAAGGTGGCCGGGTGGGCGTGCGCCGTCTGCCGCACCGCGCCCGCCACCGTGCTCGACCACTGCCACGAACACGGCTACGTCCGCGCCCCTGTCTGCCAGTCCTGCAACACACAGGAACGCCCCGACCACCTGTACAGCAACGACATCCGCGTGGCGAACCGCTACACCCGCCTCTTCCACACCGACACCGACGACTGGCTCCGCCACTGGCACCGCTGCCCCGGCTGCCGCGCACGCACCACCCTGCCCCTGCCGCACCTCGCCGCATGGACCGCCCACATAGCCTGCCGATCGCTGCGCCCGACCCACCGCGCCCCCCGCGGGCGCAAGCCCTGCGGTGTCCTGCGCGTGTCCTGGACGGGCAGCCAGAACGCGCCCCGTTCCTGCCTGCTCACTGTCGCCGTCGACTTCTGCCCCTCCGGCGAGCACCGTGTCCTGGCGCGAGTCCCCTACCGCGAAGCCGCCGAGCGGTTTCGTGCCTGGTTGGTCGAGACGGCCCCTGCCGTGGCCGCCGCGGCCGGTCCTGACCGCCTGGACGGCCTCCCTGCCCAGTTCCGGCCAGTCATCGCGGACACCAGCGGCGAGGACCTGGAACTGTTTTGA
- a CDS encoding TetR/AcrR family transcriptional regulator, translated as MISGQATVPGPAPAPGPVPGPTAADPGTGRDAILRAARRAFTQRPYADVTIRGIAADAGVSPSLVVKHFGRKEELFNTVADFGPAAAELFDAPLDMLGRHMVVTLVRSRRELQSDPLLRVVFSLGNRDERSLLRDRFHEQVTDSLAARLPGPESTLRAELIAGHLLGLGATLSLHREGAGADATPEHIADLYAPALQALITG; from the coding sequence ATGATCAGCGGCCAGGCCACCGTACCGGGACCGGCGCCGGCGCCAGGACCGGTGCCGGGACCGACCGCCGCCGATCCGGGCACGGGCCGGGACGCGATCCTGCGCGCCGCGCGCCGGGCGTTCACACAGCGTCCGTACGCCGACGTGACCATCAGGGGCATAGCGGCCGACGCCGGAGTGAGCCCGTCCCTCGTCGTGAAGCACTTCGGCCGCAAGGAAGAACTCTTCAACACCGTCGCCGACTTCGGCCCCGCCGCCGCCGAACTCTTCGACGCCCCCCTCGACATGCTGGGCCGCCACATGGTGGTGACGCTGGTGCGCAGCCGCCGCGAACTGCAGTCCGACCCGCTGCTGCGGGTCGTCTTCTCGCTCGGCAACCGCGACGAACGCTCCCTGCTGCGCGACCGTTTTCACGAACAGGTCACCGACTCCCTGGCCGCCCGCCTCCCCGGCCCCGAATCCACCCTGCGCGCCGAACTGATCGCCGGACACCTCCTCGGCCTCGGCGCCACCCTCAGCCTCCACCGCGAGGGCGCGGGCGCGGACGCCACCCCCGAACACATCGCGGACCTGTACGCGCCCGCGTTGCAGGCCCTGATCACGGGGTGA
- a CDS encoding ArsR/SmtB family transcription factor produces MDPLAVHKALANPARLQFMRWLKEPSKYFDENSYRQQGLGFHIGVCVGDIQKRAGLAQSVVSGYLQTLKDAGLLTSERIGKWTYYRRNETVIAEFAAHVRDEL; encoded by the coding sequence GTGGACCCCCTGGCCGTACACAAGGCACTCGCCAACCCCGCACGCCTGCAGTTCATGCGGTGGCTGAAGGAACCGTCGAAGTACTTCGACGAGAACTCCTACCGGCAGCAGGGCCTCGGCTTCCATATCGGCGTGTGCGTCGGCGACATCCAGAAGCGTGCCGGGCTGGCACAGTCGGTGGTGTCCGGCTACCTGCAGACCTTGAAGGACGCGGGGCTACTCACCTCGGAACGCATCGGAAAGTGGACGTACTACCGCCGTAACGAGACGGTGATCGCCGAGTTCGCCGCGCACGTCCGCGACGAGCTGTAG
- the cpt gene encoding chloramphenicol phosphotransferase CPT produces the protein MKTQMIVLNGGSSSGKSGIARCLQAVLPDSWLTFGVDTLVDAMPAAMRASDAGIEFAPDGEVIVGPEFRTLETAWIEGVATMARMGAGVIVDEVFLGGAASQQRWQKALGGLRVLWVGVRCESAVAMAREIARGDRVPGMAAAQADVVHRGVTYDLEVDTTRSESMECARIIAAHME, from the coding sequence ATGAAGACGCAGATGATTGTGCTCAACGGAGGCTCCAGCTCGGGGAAGTCCGGGATCGCCCGGTGCCTTCAGGCGGTGTTGCCGGACTCGTGGCTGACCTTCGGGGTCGACACGCTGGTCGACGCGATGCCCGCGGCCATGCGCGCGTCGGACGCGGGCATCGAGTTCGCTCCCGACGGGGAGGTCATCGTCGGCCCCGAGTTCCGTACGTTGGAGACGGCGTGGATCGAGGGCGTCGCCACGATGGCGCGGATGGGAGCCGGAGTCATCGTCGACGAGGTGTTCCTCGGCGGCGCGGCCTCCCAGCAGCGATGGCAGAAAGCCCTCGGGGGGCTGCGGGTGCTGTGGGTCGGCGTCCGGTGCGAGAGCGCCGTCGCAATGGCCCGGGAGATCGCGCGAGGTGACCGGGTCCCCGGCATGGCGGCCGCACAGGCGGACGTGGTCCACCGCGGCGTGACCTACGACCTGGAAGTGGACACGACGCGGAGCGAGTCCATGGAGTGCGCGAGGATCATCGCCGCCCACATGGAGTGA
- a CDS encoding MFS transporter gives MRKASLTVLVLALGVFGIITTEMGMVGVLPRVSAELGVTPSAAGWLVGAFALVIAVSGPFTTLLASGVDRKKVLAAAIAVFAVSNAVYALTTRYEVMLAFRVVPALFHPVFFAVALATAARLVPAEDATRATTTVFGGVTVGFAFGVPLTSYLAEHVSLASAFWFGALVNLIAFLGILRFVPSMPVGQRVSYSAQLSVLKRSRMWLTIASVVLVFAAMFSVYGYFAEYLGQVTHMDGTWVSAMLMAFGIVMVLGNFAFGGLLRRNLIRTVVAYPVLCLLLYVLLYAVGPLSAPMVLAVPVWGAVHSGGLVVSQSWLGRDAVDAPEFGNSLFISFSNLGITVGTAVGGWVMAAYGARQLPWAGVGFACAALVATVLRLGLDRSGAPGGAGTTARMAEAASHGGAGKRGD, from the coding sequence ATGAGAAAGGCATCCCTCACCGTCCTGGTGCTCGCCCTGGGCGTGTTCGGGATCATCACCACCGAGATGGGCATGGTCGGCGTGCTCCCCCGGGTCTCGGCGGAGCTCGGAGTCACGCCGTCCGCCGCGGGGTGGCTCGTCGGGGCCTTTGCCCTGGTCATTGCCGTGTCCGGGCCGTTCACCACATTGCTTGCCTCCGGCGTCGACCGCAAGAAGGTGCTTGCCGCCGCGATCGCGGTGTTCGCCGTCTCCAATGCCGTCTACGCACTCACCACGCGGTACGAGGTGATGCTGGCCTTCCGCGTCGTCCCCGCCCTCTTCCATCCGGTGTTCTTCGCTGTCGCGCTCGCGACCGCCGCGCGACTGGTGCCCGCCGAAGACGCGACCCGGGCCACGACGACCGTGTTCGGCGGAGTCACCGTCGGCTTCGCCTTTGGCGTGCCGCTGACCTCGTACCTGGCCGAGCACGTGTCCCTGGCGTCGGCGTTCTGGTTCGGTGCGCTCGTCAATCTGATCGCCTTCCTCGGCATCCTGCGGTTCGTGCCGTCGATGCCTGTCGGTCAACGGGTCTCCTACAGTGCGCAGTTGAGCGTTCTCAAGCGGTCCCGGATGTGGCTGACCATCGCGTCGGTGGTCCTCGTCTTCGCGGCGATGTTCTCGGTCTACGGCTACTTCGCCGAGTACCTGGGCCAGGTCACGCACATGGACGGCACCTGGGTCAGCGCCATGCTGATGGCGTTCGGCATCGTCATGGTCCTCGGGAACTTCGCCTTCGGTGGGCTGCTGCGGCGCAACCTGATTCGTACGGTGGTCGCCTACCCCGTCCTGTGTCTGCTCCTCTACGTGCTCCTGTACGCCGTCGGCCCGCTGTCCGCGCCGATGGTCCTGGCGGTGCCGGTCTGGGGCGCCGTGCACTCCGGCGGCCTCGTCGTGAGCCAGAGCTGGCTGGGGAGGGACGCCGTCGACGCGCCCGAGTTCGGCAACAGCCTCTTCATCTCGTTCTCGAACCTCGGCATCACCGTCGGAACCGCGGTCGGGGGCTGGGTCATGGCCGCGTACGGCGCACGCCAACTCCCCTGGGCAGGAGTGGGATTCGCATGCGCCGCTTTGGTTGCCACGGTGCTGCGGCTGGGACTGGACCGCTCCGGCGCTCCGGGCGGTGCCGGCACGACGGCGCGCATGGCGGAGGCCGCCTCGCATGGCGGTGCCGGGAAGCGCGGCGACTGA
- a CDS encoding NADPH-dependent FMN reductase translates to MATPRVILLLSGSLRSGSSSETVLRTARAVAPPDVRTVLYGGLATLPHFNPDDDADPLPGPVAELRAAIDEADAVLVCTPEYAGTLPGSFKNLLDWTVGSTEICDKPTAWVNAAAPGRGQGAEATLRTVLRYTGADIVEPACVRVAVDRDTVDADGIITDPGARERLGLALGLLTVRAAEAEQE, encoded by the coding sequence ATGGCGACGCCACGTGTGATCCTTTTGCTGTCCGGAAGTCTGCGCAGCGGTTCCTCCAGCGAGACCGTGCTGCGCACCGCGCGGGCCGTGGCGCCCCCGGACGTACGGACCGTTCTCTACGGCGGACTCGCGACGCTCCCGCACTTCAATCCCGATGACGACGCCGATCCACTGCCGGGGCCGGTGGCGGAGCTGCGCGCGGCGATCGACGAGGCGGATGCCGTTCTGGTCTGTACGCCGGAGTACGCGGGGACCCTGCCCGGTTCGTTCAAGAATCTGCTGGACTGGACGGTCGGCTCCACCGAGATCTGCGACAAGCCGACCGCCTGGGTGAATGCCGCGGCCCCCGGCCGTGGCCAGGGCGCGGAGGCCACGCTGCGGACGGTGCTGCGCTACACGGGCGCCGACATCGTGGAGCCGGCCTGCGTACGGGTCGCCGTGGACCGGGACACGGTCGACGCGGACGGGATCATCACCGATCCGGGCGCCCGCGAGCGGCTGGGTCTGGCGCTCGGGCTGCTGACGGTGCGGGCCGCGGAAGCCGAGCAGGAGTAG
- a CDS encoding MFS transporter: protein MPADIPAPPAATDEAPHPRFAVGVLAFCGVVVAVMQTIVVPLLPHIPALTGATPAAASWLVTVTLLTGAVFTPVLGRVGDMYGKRRVLIASLMVLVAGSVLCAVSSHIGVLITGRALQGAALAVVPLGISILRDELPPERVLSAVALMSSTLGIGAAVGLPVAALVVENFDWHTMFWVSGAIGVIDIVLVLWCVPESRLRTRGRFDAVGALGLSGALVCLLLAVTQGADWGWTSGRTVGLLAAAVVVALLWGAYELRVPTPMVDLRISARPAVLLTNVAALLIGFAFYANSLVTAQMVQEPKATGYGLGASIVVSGLCLLPGGVMMVALSPVSARISGRYGPKVSLALAAGVIAAGYVVRYFTSHSLWLIIAGATVVASGTAIAYSALPALVMRGVPVGETGAANGLNTLMRSIGQAFCSATVAAVLAGITFVVGGRTAPTLHAYQVVFLIAAGAALAALLVALCLPGGRAPEAVGTGTGTEAGTGTVEGRSRNVAGDRKDGVRTMPVREIREIREIRETQEGA from the coding sequence CTCCCGCACATCCCGGCCCTGACCGGCGCCACCCCGGCCGCCGCCAGCTGGCTGGTCACCGTCACCCTGCTCACCGGCGCCGTGTTCACGCCCGTCCTGGGCCGGGTCGGTGACATGTACGGCAAGCGGCGGGTGCTCATCGCCTCGCTCATGGTGCTGGTGGCGGGCTCGGTCCTGTGCGCGGTCAGCTCCCACATCGGCGTACTGATCACCGGCCGCGCCCTGCAGGGTGCGGCGCTCGCCGTCGTTCCGCTGGGCATCAGCATCCTGCGCGACGAACTCCCGCCCGAGCGGGTGCTGTCCGCCGTGGCCCTGATGAGCTCGACGCTCGGCATCGGCGCGGCGGTCGGGCTGCCGGTCGCGGCGCTCGTCGTCGAGAACTTCGACTGGCACACGATGTTCTGGGTCTCGGGTGCGATCGGCGTCATCGACATCGTGCTGGTGCTGTGGTGCGTACCGGAATCCCGGCTCCGCACCCGTGGCCGCTTCGATGCCGTCGGCGCGCTGGGGCTGTCCGGGGCCCTGGTCTGTCTGCTGCTCGCGGTCACCCAGGGCGCCGACTGGGGCTGGACGTCGGGCCGCACGGTGGGTCTGCTGGCGGCCGCCGTGGTGGTGGCGCTGCTCTGGGGGGCGTACGAGCTCCGCGTCCCGACGCCCATGGTCGACCTGCGGATCTCGGCCCGCCCGGCCGTCCTGCTCACCAACGTCGCCGCCCTGCTGATCGGCTTCGCCTTCTACGCCAACTCCCTGGTCACCGCGCAGATGGTGCAGGAGCCGAAGGCGACGGGATACGGGCTCGGCGCCTCGATCGTCGTCAGCGGACTGTGTCTGCTGCCGGGCGGCGTGATGATGGTGGCGCTCTCGCCGGTCTCGGCGCGGATCTCCGGAAGGTACGGCCCGAAGGTCAGCCTGGCGCTGGCGGCGGGTGTGATCGCGGCCGGATACGTGGTGCGGTACTTCACGAGCCACAGCCTCTGGCTGATCATCGCGGGTGCGACGGTCGTCGCCTCCGGCACGGCCATCGCGTATTCGGCGCTGCCCGCGCTGGTCATGCGCGGCGTGCCGGTCGGCGAGACGGGCGCGGCCAACGGCCTCAACACCTTGATGAGGTCGATCGGGCAGGCCTTCTGCAGCGCGACGGTGGCCGCGGTCCTCGCCGGCATCACGTTCGTGGTGGGCGGCAGGACGGCCCCGACGCTCCACGCCTACCAGGTGGTCTTCCTGATCGCGGCGGGCGCGGCACTCGCGGCGCTGCTGGTCGCGCTGTGCCTGCCGGGCGGCCGTGCACCCGAGGCGGTGGGTACGGGTACGGGTACGGAGGCGGGTACGGGTACGGTCGAAGGGAGGAGCCGCAACGTCGCGGGCGACCGGAAGGACGGCGTGCGGACGATGCCGGTCCGGGAGATCCGGGAGATCCGGGAGATCCGGGAGACTCAGGAGGGCGCATGA
- a CDS encoding LPXTG cell wall anchor domain-containing protein — MRTVASAGTLTAAVTAALLLAPTAYATAPGDNGTVKIHDAATGEELRKNEPHVCTFYLDAFGFDAGQNVDWRIESWAPTAHVKGETVKTGSLKLDGKGHLRSEDQSLPDGHYKLFWNFDGEHGKAKHKVFWVDCKGDSKPGGGKPGDEKPGDDKPGEEKPGDDKPGGDKPGEEKPGEVTPSDSATEPGSVTPSTPTQPGEAPASSAPEGATETPSAAASASAPSSSSPSAHSEGDLAETGNGAPVALLSAVAAALVAAGGFLVIRRRKAQQH; from the coding sequence ATGCGCACAGTTGCTTCCGCAGGCACGCTCACGGCCGCCGTCACCGCGGCCCTGCTGCTTGCCCCTACGGCGTACGCCACCGCACCCGGCGACAACGGCACCGTGAAGATTCACGATGCCGCGACCGGTGAGGAGCTTCGTAAGAACGAGCCTCACGTGTGCACCTTCTATCTCGACGCCTTCGGTTTCGATGCCGGCCAGAACGTCGACTGGCGGATCGAATCCTGGGCCCCGACCGCCCACGTCAAGGGCGAGACCGTGAAAACCGGTTCGCTGAAGCTCGACGGCAAGGGACACCTCCGTTCGGAGGACCAGTCCCTGCCCGACGGCCACTACAAGCTGTTCTGGAACTTCGACGGCGAGCACGGCAAGGCCAAGCACAAGGTCTTCTGGGTCGACTGCAAGGGCGACTCGAAGCCGGGCGGCGGCAAGCCGGGCGATGAGAAGCCGGGCGATGACAAGCCCGGCGAGGAGAAGCCCGGCGATGACAAGCCGGGCGGTGACAAGCCGGGTGAAGAGAAGCCCGGCGAGGTCACCCCGTCGGATTCGGCCACCGAGCCGGGCTCCGTCACCCCGTCCACCCCGACGCAGCCGGGCGAGGCGCCCGCCTCGTCCGCCCCCGAGGGCGCCACGGAGACGCCCTCGGCTGCGGCTTCGGCCTCCGCCCCCTCCTCGTCGTCGCCGTCCGCACACAGTGAGGGCGACCTCGCCGAGACCGGTAACGGCGCGCCCGTTGCCCTGCTGTCCGCAGTGGCCGCAGCGCTCGTCGCGGCCGGCGGCTTCCTGGTGATCCGCCGCCGCAAGGCTCAGCAGCACTGA